A region of Acidithiobacillus ferridurans DNA encodes the following proteins:
- a CDS encoding LapA family protein: protein MWMVVSFLIAALAVIFAVQNGAPATIHFFSWTFAQSQGVVLLSGFVAGFIASMLIYLPTHIRNKLKIRRHERRETDLEGQLNAERGKREYFEKEHAAAMRVQKGNNTATGNTGRSAD, encoded by the coding sequence ATGTGGATGGTCGTTTCATTTTTGATAGCGGCGCTGGCTGTCATTTTCGCGGTTCAGAACGGAGCACCCGCCACCATTCATTTCTTCTCGTGGACGTTTGCACAATCCCAGGGGGTGGTCCTGCTTAGTGGTTTTGTCGCCGGTTTTATTGCGAGTATGTTGATTTACCTACCCACACATATCCGTAACAAGCTGAAGATCCGCCGCCATGAACGACGCGAGACCGATCTTGAAGGGCAGCTCAACGCGGAACGCGGCAAGCGGGAGTACTTCGAAAAGGAACATGCAGCCGCCATGCGCGTCCAGAAAGGCAACAACACGGCGACCGGCAACACTGGGAGAAGCGCGGACTGA
- a CDS encoding tetratricopeptide repeat protein, whose amino-acid sequence MRNDHDFSKRFLPAVCGAVFLALSAPWAGAHTASGVAPEDVAAAHSADLTTARLENTIGTRCALGDGVPQNYSLAAHWFNKAALHGYAKAEYNLGMQYYFGQGVNKDEAKAAYWWEKAAAQGIPAAQYNLGNLYFLGQGVPQDYGKAGLWWRKAAALGNVQASRNLATLAQVHPEYREVAAVREKTVAAP is encoded by the coding sequence ATGCGCAATGATCACGATTTCAGTAAACGATTCCTTCCTGCTGTCTGTGGGGCAGTATTTTTGGCGCTTTCTGCGCCCTGGGCCGGTGCGCATACCGCAAGCGGTGTAGCCCCGGAAGATGTGGCTGCCGCCCACTCTGCGGATCTCACCACGGCCAGGCTCGAGAATACGATAGGTACTCGTTGTGCCTTGGGTGACGGAGTTCCGCAAAATTATAGCTTGGCTGCACATTGGTTCAATAAGGCTGCCCTCCATGGTTACGCCAAAGCGGAATACAACCTTGGCATGCAGTATTATTTTGGCCAGGGCGTGAACAAGGATGAAGCCAAAGCAGCTTACTGGTGGGAGAAGGCGGCAGCGCAGGGTATTCCCGCCGCTCAGTACAACCTGGGCAATCTCTATTTCCTGGGGCAGGGGGTGCCGCAGGACTATGGCAAGGCCGGCCTCTGGTGGCGCAAAGCAGCGGCGCTTGGCAACGTACAAGCCAGCCGTAACCTGGCGACTTTAGCGCAAGTACACCCAGAGTACCGGGAGGTGGCTGCTGTTAGGGAAAAGACGGTAGCTGCACCATGA
- a CDS encoding DUF2934 domain-containing protein: MAEEQPKKRVTKPKEVSADPKVAPTPRATARSAVVVPKKPRAAGRPKSPQVSAADRQRMIAERAYYLAEARGFAGGDCQADWYAAESWIDAHLSA; this comes from the coding sequence ATGGCGGAAGAGCAACCTAAAAAACGGGTCACAAAGCCCAAGGAAGTTTCAGCGGATCCCAAGGTGGCGCCGACGCCTCGCGCAACGGCGCGGAGTGCGGTCGTCGTGCCCAAGAAGCCCCGGGCTGCCGGACGTCCAAAGTCTCCGCAGGTCTCTGCTGCGGATCGCCAGCGCATGATTGCGGAACGTGCCTACTATCTTGCCGAGGCGCGCGGTTTTGCGGGAGGCGACTGTCAGGCGGACTGGTACGCGGCGGAGTCTTGGATCGACGCTCATCTGTCTGCTTGA
- the nusB gene encoding transcription antitermination factor NusB, with protein MKISRRRLARQAAVQALYQWQMNPGHCAEIELQFTSDPERLQGADVAFFKSLWQGVCAATSELDPAIAEEVQDRRWADEVSEVERAILRLAAYELRDYPQTPYRVIINEAIELDKDFGGEQGHRFVNAVLDKLAQRWRAAEMLQTGR; from the coding sequence ATGAAAATCAGTCGCCGTCGTCTGGCGCGTCAAGCTGCTGTTCAGGCCCTCTACCAGTGGCAGATGAACCCGGGCCATTGTGCGGAGATCGAGTTGCAATTTACCTCCGATCCGGAGCGCCTGCAGGGCGCCGATGTCGCTTTCTTTAAAAGCCTCTGGCAAGGAGTCTGTGCCGCAACCTCCGAGCTGGACCCGGCCATCGCCGAGGAAGTGCAGGACCGTCGCTGGGCCGACGAGGTCAGCGAAGTCGAACGGGCGATCCTGCGTCTGGCGGCCTACGAATTGCGGGACTATCCGCAAACGCCATACCGGGTGATCATCAATGAAGCCATAGAACTGGATAAGGACTTTGGTGGTGAGCAAGGCCATCGCTTCGTCAACGCCGTCCTGGATAAACTCGCGCAGAGGTGGCGGGCTGCGGAGATGTTGCAGACCGGTCGCTGA
- the ribH gene encoding 6,7-dimethyl-8-ribityllumazine synthase, with protein MIRHIEGSLQAGEHRFALLVSRFNSFITQQLEQGAIDALRRHGAKEEQLHVVHVPGAYEMPLIAQKLARSGNYDAVLCLGAVIRGSTPHFDYVAAEVSKGVAQVSLDTGVPVIFGVLTTDSIEQAIERAGTKAGNKGFDAAMTALEMVQLLRQI; from the coding sequence ATGATTCGTCATATCGAAGGCAGTCTGCAGGCCGGTGAGCATCGCTTTGCCCTGTTGGTCAGCCGTTTCAACAGCTTTATCACCCAGCAGCTGGAGCAGGGTGCCATCGATGCGTTGCGCCGTCACGGTGCAAAAGAAGAACAGCTTCATGTCGTTCATGTCCCGGGTGCTTATGAGATGCCGCTGATCGCACAGAAGCTGGCGCGTAGCGGTAATTATGACGCCGTGCTTTGTCTGGGGGCAGTGATCCGCGGCAGTACCCCACATTTTGATTATGTCGCGGCCGAAGTGTCCAAGGGGGTGGCCCAGGTATCCTTGGACACGGGAGTGCCGGTGATTTTTGGGGTGCTGACCACGGACAGCATTGAGCAGGCCATCGAGCGCGCCGGAACCAAAGCAGGCAACAAGGGCTTCGATGCTGCCATGACTGCGCTGGAAATGGTGCAGTTGTTGCGTCAGATCTGA